Proteins from a genomic interval of Tepidisphaeraceae bacterium:
- a CDS encoding ABC transporter permease, producing the protein MTVRLPSGMRLVNLLLGSWTLLILIFLYLPIVLLVVFSFNDSRLNVKWEGFTWKWYGDLGLEWYGTATKWVWQTTLAKIGIGAAPAALMPAPPLIGAMNNSIIVAAITTVISVILGTLGGWLLYRYKYPFMRAVNTLIFVPMIIPEIIMGISLLLLFALVNRHSNVLLGQIGFDGNPMSLGYTTIIIAHVTFCFPFVLIAIQARLAGVDPALEEAALDLGATPTKAFFKVMVPYLLPAIISGALMSFTLSLDELIVTYFVYSADSQTLPIVVYGRVRKGLDPSLNAISTIFVVATVVLVLGAEYARRWKR; encoded by the coding sequence ATGACCGTCCGATTGCCCTCCGGAATGCGGCTCGTCAACCTGCTGCTCGGCAGTTGGACGCTGCTGATCCTTATTTTCCTGTACCTGCCGATCGTCCTGCTGGTCGTCTTCTCGTTCAACGATTCGCGATTGAACGTGAAGTGGGAAGGCTTCACCTGGAAGTGGTACGGCGACCTGGGCCTCGAATGGTACGGGACGGCTACGAAATGGGTCTGGCAGACCACGCTCGCCAAGATCGGAATTGGCGCTGCGCCCGCGGCGCTCATGCCGGCGCCGCCGTTGATCGGCGCGATGAACAACAGCATTATCGTGGCGGCGATCACGACCGTCATCTCGGTCATCCTTGGCACGCTCGGGGGTTGGCTGCTGTACCGCTACAAGTACCCGTTCATGCGGGCGGTCAACACGCTGATCTTCGTCCCGATGATCATTCCCGAGATCATTATGGGCATCAGCCTGCTGCTGCTGTTCGCGCTGGTCAACCGCCACAGCAACGTGCTGCTGGGGCAGATCGGCTTCGACGGCAACCCGATGTCGCTGGGATACACGACGATCATCATCGCGCACGTGACGTTCTGCTTCCCGTTCGTGCTGATCGCGATCCAGGCCCGTCTGGCCGGCGTCGACCCGGCGCTGGAAGAGGCGGCACTGGACCTGGGCGCCACGCCCACCAAGGCGTTCTTCAAGGTGATGGTGCCCTACCTGCTACCGGCGATCATCAGCGGGGCGCTCATGAGCTTTACGCTGAGCCTGGACGAGTTGATCGTCACCTACTTCGTCTACTCCGCCGACTCGCAAACGCTGCCGATCGTGGTGTACGGGCGCGTACGCAAGGGGCTCGACCCGTCGCTGAACGCGATCAGCACGATCTTCGTCGTCGCCACGGTGGTGCTGGTTCTGGGCGCAGAATATGCTCGGCGGTGGAAGCGATAG
- a CDS encoding spermidine/putrescine ABC transporter substrate-binding protein → MKRFIKLLAAGLVFMSTGIAGAQSKELNLYAWSEYVPQGVIDGFTKETGIKVNYETYASNEEMLAKLLAGATQYDLIQPSEYTIESLVKLDKLEPIDWSKVPNIKNIDKAYKNLPHDPEQKFTVPWMAGTVGIVVNTEKMTDEIKGMTDVFQDKYKGRIVALDDGREMVTWVLAAQGKDINNITPEVLAGVKPTLAEWVKLIKVFDSDSPKTAMLNGDVDLGVVWSGEAALLIQEDPAKYKYILPEEGAHQFIDSLAIPKGAPHKENAMLFMNYILRPEVSKLISDDFPYTNPNTEARKLLSDEQRNNAASYPKEAKLSTFREIGDGATLIDELVTDVRSGG, encoded by the coding sequence ATGAAGCGTTTCATAAAACTGTTGGCTGCCGGGCTTGTGTTCATGTCCACCGGGATCGCCGGTGCGCAGAGCAAGGAACTCAACCTGTACGCCTGGTCCGAGTACGTGCCGCAGGGCGTGATCGACGGGTTCACCAAGGAGACCGGCATCAAGGTGAATTACGAGACCTACGCCAGCAACGAGGAAATGCTGGCCAAGCTGTTGGCCGGCGCCACGCAGTACGACCTCATTCAGCCGTCGGAGTACACGATCGAGTCGCTGGTGAAGTTGGACAAGCTGGAACCGATCGACTGGTCGAAGGTGCCGAACATCAAGAACATCGACAAGGCGTACAAGAACCTGCCGCACGATCCCGAGCAGAAATTCACGGTGCCATGGATGGCGGGCACGGTCGGCATCGTGGTGAACACCGAGAAGATGACCGACGAGATCAAGGGGATGACCGACGTCTTCCAGGACAAGTACAAAGGCCGCATCGTGGCGCTGGACGACGGCCGCGAGATGGTGACGTGGGTGCTGGCGGCGCAAGGCAAGGACATCAACAACATCACCCCCGAGGTGCTGGCCGGTGTGAAGCCGACGCTGGCCGAGTGGGTGAAGCTGATCAAGGTGTTCGACAGCGACAGCCCGAAGACCGCCATGCTCAACGGCGACGTGGACCTCGGCGTCGTCTGGAGCGGTGAGGCAGCGCTGCTGATCCAGGAAGACCCGGCCAAGTACAAGTACATCCTGCCGGAAGAGGGCGCCCACCAGTTCATCGACAGCCTCGCCATCCCCAAGGGCGCGCCGCACAAGGAGAACGCGATGCTGTTCATGAACTACATCCTGCGTCCCGAGGTCAGCAAGCTGATCAGCGACGACTTCCCCTACACCAACCCCAACACCGAGGCGCGCAAACTGCTGAGCGACGAGCAGCGCAATAACGCCGCCAGCTACCCGAAGGAGGCCAAGCTCTCCACCTTCCGCGAGATCGGCGATGGCGCGACGCTGATCGACGAGCTCGTCACCGACGTGCGCAGCGGTGGCTGA
- a CDS encoding aldehyde dehydrogenase family protein, with translation MGNTVTSWRNRSPGDLSIELPEVHSDPTEPAIEAAVNASRGWAATPLGDRVAMFKQAQAAIEQDKQHLADGIALETGKPLREATGEIGAVIAKFDLTIDDAQRLLADDSPQNLHPAIVRRRPRGPAVVVGPFNFPIHLPHGQILAHLIAGNPVIFKPSPLAANVCARYGRVMAGIFPAGVFNLVQGGGEEGKALCTHPAVRSVAFTGSVPVGRQLATLLAGDLSKDVALELGGKNAAIVCADADLQKAADAIAEAACLTAGQRCNATSRVIVDRRVSDGLIERLRQSLKKFVPGDPLDEATNLGPLVSQAAVDRYERMTSAEADGQWIIPPAMPSSVNGKRGHYVNAALLHLPDGLAAEQPALFAEEAFAPIITLVAAADEAAMLALHDLTPFGLTASVFTRSRATFDRMADGLAVGNVYANLPTTFSPSTLPFGGLRDSGNGRPGGRGFVRFTTDEQVVQLGKDGFER, from the coding sequence ATGGGAAACACCGTCACATCATGGCGCAATCGATCACCGGGCGATCTGTCGATTGAGTTGCCCGAAGTCCACAGCGACCCAACCGAGCCCGCGATCGAGGCGGCCGTGAACGCGTCGCGCGGTTGGGCCGCGACGCCGCTTGGCGACCGCGTAGCGATGTTCAAGCAGGCGCAGGCCGCGATCGAGCAGGACAAGCAGCACTTGGCCGACGGTATCGCGCTGGAGACCGGTAAGCCGTTGCGCGAGGCGACGGGTGAGATCGGTGCCGTCATCGCGAAGTTCGATCTCACGATCGACGACGCCCAGCGGCTGCTAGCGGACGATTCGCCCCAAAATCTGCACCCTGCGATCGTCCGGCGGCGGCCGCGCGGGCCGGCGGTGGTCGTGGGGCCATTTAACTTTCCGATCCACCTGCCGCACGGGCAGATCCTGGCCCACCTGATCGCAGGCAACCCGGTCATCTTCAAGCCCTCGCCCTTGGCGGCCAACGTCTGCGCGCGGTACGGGCGCGTCATGGCCGGCATCTTCCCCGCAGGCGTGTTCAACCTCGTGCAAGGAGGCGGTGAGGAAGGCAAGGCGCTCTGCACGCACCCGGCGGTGCGGTCGGTGGCGTTTACGGGATCGGTCCCCGTCGGCCGGCAATTGGCGACGCTGCTGGCGGGCGATCTGTCGAAGGATGTTGCCCTGGAACTGGGCGGGAAGAACGCCGCCATCGTCTGCGCGGATGCCGACCTACAAAAGGCCGCCGACGCGATCGCGGAGGCCGCCTGTCTGACCGCCGGCCAACGCTGCAACGCGACGAGCCGGGTGATCGTTGATCGGCGTGTGAGCGACGGGTTGATCGAGCGGTTGCGGCAGTCGCTGAAGAAGTTCGTGCCGGGTGATCCACTGGATGAAGCGACGAATCTGGGACCATTGGTGAGTCAGGCGGCGGTCGATCGTTACGAGCGAATGACGTCCGCCGAGGCGGATGGCCAGTGGATCATCCCGCCGGCCATGCCGTCGAGCGTGAATGGCAAGCGGGGGCACTACGTGAACGCCGCCCTTCTGCATTTGCCCGACGGCTTGGCCGCCGAGCAGCCGGCGTTGTTCGCGGAGGAAGCCTTTGCGCCGATCATCACGCTCGTGGCGGCCGCGGATGAAGCAGCGATGCTGGCCCTTCACGATCTGACGCCCTTCGGGCTGACGGCATCCGTCTTCACGCGCAGCCGGGCGACGTTCGACCGCATGGCCGACGGGCTCGCCGTCGGCAACGTCTACGCGAACCTGCCGACGACGTTCTCCCCCTCCACGCTCCCCTTCGGCGGCCTGCGCGATTCCGGCAACGGTCGCCCCGGTGGCCGTGGGTTTGTGCGGTTCACGACCGACGAGCAGGTGGTGCAGTTGGGGAAGGACGGGTTTGAAAGGTAA
- a CDS encoding ABC transporter permease, translating to MTPTVPTTLATPTAHRRPGLFGWLLMAPLLLWLALFVIAPTAILLAYSFGQRDALGQAEFEWRDEKTGEITAFDNYLRVFDPAYLQVFTRSAGWAICGAAIGLAIALLWWHRTGRVGPESRAIWRGLIWGGVIAFFVGFDRSVDLVEGGNYLKILWRSVKYAAYTTIICVIAGYPVAYFIGRASEANRNRLLMLVMVPFWTSFLIRTYAWITILKREGLLNSFVDFAGVSFLLAKLVQFEFLAKWLSYRDAPYITAEGQFDLLYTPVAIMIGLVYSYLPFMILPIYGSVEKMDNALVEAAFDLGASPARAFGHVIIPLTQPGIVAGCLLVFIPAIGMFAIQDLMGGRRVQMIGNIIQNQFGQARNAPFGAALGMTLLLMFIVVFWWTSRKDATT from the coding sequence ATGACCCCCACCGTCCCCACGACGCTTGCCACGCCCACCGCCCATCGGCGTCCCGGCCTGTTCGGCTGGCTCCTGATGGCGCCGCTGCTGCTTTGGCTGGCGCTGTTCGTGATCGCGCCGACGGCGATCCTGCTCGCCTACAGCTTCGGGCAGCGCGACGCACTCGGCCAGGCTGAGTTCGAGTGGCGCGACGAGAAGACCGGTGAGATCACCGCGTTCGACAACTACCTGCGCGTCTTCGACCCCGCTTACCTCCAAGTCTTCACCCGCTCGGCGGGATGGGCCATCTGCGGGGCGGCGATCGGACTGGCGATCGCGCTGCTCTGGTGGCACCGCACCGGTCGCGTCGGACCGGAATCGCGGGCGATCTGGCGCGGGTTGATCTGGGGCGGCGTCATCGCGTTCTTCGTCGGGTTCGACCGCTCGGTCGACCTCGTCGAAGGGGGCAATTACCTCAAGATCCTCTGGCGCAGCGTGAAGTACGCGGCGTACACCACGATCATCTGCGTGATCGCCGGTTACCCCGTCGCCTACTTCATCGGCCGGGCGAGCGAGGCCAACCGCAACCGCCTGCTGATGCTGGTGATGGTCCCCTTCTGGACGAGCTTCCTCATCCGCACCTACGCGTGGATCACCATTCTGAAGAGGGAAGGCCTGCTCAACAGCTTCGTCGACTTCGCAGGCGTCTCGTTCCTGCTGGCAAAGCTCGTGCAGTTCGAATTTTTAGCCAAGTGGCTCAGCTATCGGGATGCGCCCTACATCACCGCCGAGGGGCAGTTCGATTTGCTGTACACACCGGTCGCGATCATGATCGGGCTGGTTTACTCCTACCTGCCGTTCATGATTCTGCCGATCTACGGCAGCGTCGAGAAGATGGACAACGCCCTCGTCGAGGCCGCGTTCGACCTCGGCGCCAGCCCCGCGCGGGCGTTCGGCCACGTCATCATCCCCCTCACCCAGCCCGGCATTGTCGCCGGCTGTCTGCTGGTCTTCATCCCCGCCATCGGCATGTTCGCGATTCAGGACCTCATGGGTGGCCGGCGCGTGCAGATGATCGGCAACATCATCCAGAACCAGTTCGGCCAAGCCCGCAACGCCCCCTTCGGTGCCGCCCTCGGAATGACCCTGCTGCTGATGTTCATCGTCGTCTTCTGGTGGACCAGCCGCAAAGACGCGACGACCTGA